A region of Pyxidicoccus parkwaysis DNA encodes the following proteins:
- a CDS encoding GumC family protein, whose translation MEEERNMERGMTADQLLAALWRRKALVGAIAAAVFAVGAAIVMTRPSMYEASVVVRVEPQRPGEEMVQRTVSELIEQRLLTVRQELLARPVLQKAIEEMNLYPDIVSEKGMESAVAQMRKDLTVRVEGDTAFELTYANRDPQVAAQVANRLPDIFSAETLKIRQTQAARATDLFNQEMGSLGTAVSSWERKIAQFKVDHLGELPEQMEMNMRGLERVSQLMQTKSEELRVAEARRSDLARARNAVDSDAGRLEAAENGVTRALVQARTQWTEDHPEIKRLTSELDNLTAKRKEAEGRLWAERAERTRVAQLIESIQKEIVDLQQQAESYQARLNNTPRWAHELAVMNRDYEITRTKYQSVVSRKVEAELAQELEAKSAKSLFNVISPAGVPAIPARPDRMTGMMIALLVALGLGVLTGAVLEMRDDSLRDGAEVRERLTLPVLAVVPDMHGKTERRILMPASGARNSVSSPTSLN comes from the coding sequence ATGGAGGAGGAGCGGAACATGGAGCGAGGGATGACGGCGGACCAGCTGCTGGCTGCCCTGTGGCGCCGCAAGGCCTTGGTGGGAGCCATTGCAGCAGCGGTCTTCGCGGTGGGCGCGGCCATCGTGATGACCCGGCCGAGCATGTACGAAGCGTCGGTGGTGGTCCGCGTGGAGCCGCAGCGGCCGGGCGAGGAGATGGTGCAGCGCACGGTGAGCGAGCTCATCGAACAGCGGCTGCTCACCGTGAGGCAGGAGCTGCTGGCCCGCCCCGTGCTCCAGAAGGCCATCGAGGAGATGAACCTCTATCCGGACATCGTGTCCGAGAAGGGCATGGAGTCCGCTGTCGCGCAGATGCGCAAGGACCTCACGGTGCGCGTGGAGGGCGACACGGCCTTCGAGCTCACCTACGCCAACCGCGACCCGCAGGTCGCCGCGCAGGTGGCCAACCGGCTGCCGGACATCTTCTCCGCGGAGACGCTGAAGATTCGCCAGACGCAGGCCGCGCGCGCCACGGACTTGTTCAATCAGGAGATGGGCAGCCTCGGCACGGCCGTGTCGTCCTGGGAGCGCAAGATTGCCCAGTTCAAGGTGGACCACCTGGGTGAGCTGCCCGAGCAGATGGAGATGAACATGCGCGGCCTGGAGCGCGTGTCGCAGCTCATGCAGACCAAGTCCGAGGAGCTGCGCGTGGCCGAGGCCCGCCGCTCGGACCTGGCCCGCGCCCGCAACGCGGTGGACAGCGATGCCGGCCGGCTCGAGGCCGCGGAGAACGGCGTCACCCGCGCCCTGGTCCAGGCCCGCACGCAGTGGACGGAGGACCACCCTGAAATCAAGCGGCTGACGAGCGAGCTCGACAACCTCACCGCCAAGCGCAAGGAGGCCGAAGGCCGGCTGTGGGCCGAGCGCGCCGAGCGCACCCGGGTGGCCCAGCTCATCGAGTCCATCCAGAAGGAGATTGTGGACCTGCAGCAGCAGGCCGAGTCCTACCAGGCGCGGCTGAACAACACCCCGCGCTGGGCGCACGAGCTGGCGGTGATGAACCGCGACTACGAAATCACCCGCACCAAGTACCAGAGCGTGGTGAGCCGCAAGGTGGAGGCCGAGCTGGCGCAGGAGCTGGAGGCCAAGAGCGCCAAGAGCCTCTTCAACGTCATCTCCCCGGCCGGCGTGCCGGCGATTCCGGCCCGGCCGGACCGGATGACGGGGATGATGATTGCGCTGCTCGTGGCCCTGGGCCTGGGCGTCCTCACCGGCGCGGTGCTGGAGATGCGCGATGACAGCCTGCGCGACGGCGCCGAGGTGCGCGAGCGCCTGACGCTGCCGGTGCTCGCGGTGGTACCCGACATGCATGGCAAGACGGAGCGGCGGATTCTCATGCCGGCTTCGGGGGCTCGAAACAGCGTGTCTTCCCCCACGTCGTTGAACTGA
- a CDS encoding polysaccharide biosynthesis/export family protein — MGKTSAGFWTVLGVMLLAGCAHQPSVKVDNSEQPYRIGREDVLDIAVWRDPELSRTLPVRPDGFISMPMVGELQAAGKTPTELAEALKHSLQPYVQEPRVTVIVREVNSSRVFVTGEVHNPGAYPLRGRVSLLQAIALAGGFTDFANSDGIVVIRTDTNGSQIPVRYSDLISPDGGQELILRPGDTIVVP, encoded by the coding sequence ATGGGCAAGACGAGCGCGGGGTTCTGGACGGTGTTGGGCGTGATGCTCCTGGCGGGGTGCGCGCATCAGCCGAGTGTGAAGGTGGACAACTCGGAGCAGCCCTACCGCATTGGCCGTGAGGACGTGCTGGACATCGCCGTGTGGAGGGACCCCGAGCTGTCCCGCACGCTGCCGGTCCGCCCCGACGGCTTCATCTCCATGCCGATGGTGGGCGAGCTGCAGGCCGCGGGCAAGACGCCCACGGAACTGGCCGAGGCGCTGAAGCACAGCCTGCAGCCGTATGTGCAGGAGCCTCGCGTGACGGTGATTGTCCGCGAGGTGAACAGCAGCCGCGTGTTCGTCACCGGCGAGGTGCACAACCCCGGCGCGTATCCGCTCCGCGGCCGCGTGTCCCTGCTGCAGGCGATTGCACTGGCGGGCGGCTTCACGGACTTCGCCAACTCGGACGGCATCGTCGTCATCCGCACCGACACCAACGGCAGCCAGATTCCGGTGCGCTACAGCGACCTGATTTCGCCCGACGGCGGCCAGGAGCTCATCCTCCGGCCGGGTGACACCATCGTCGTGCCGTGA
- a CDS encoding amylo-alpha-1,6-glucosidase, translating into MNADLPSPALPRLAFEWPQGPDFQKELHHEWLVTNGRGGFASGTLVGCNTRRYHGVFIPSLEQRGRTVLLARMVEHADVEGRTWRLGSEERADGAIHEDGAKHLRSFHLEGLIPIWEYQLGPARLRRRLVMVHGENTVFIAWEHVSGPEVSLRIRPFPVDRPHDRAIASHAPEATVILEGSQVELRIGDEAPPVRLRMYGRRPAPFVGLEETSAAQLYRVEKARGYEHTEVQHSPGFFECRLTQGETVALGITTETWSCLERDPSEVFTLEQERERLLLGRAPLEARDGVSARLVLAADQFLITPMRTADDAWSRSLGQDARSIIAGYHWFTDWGRDTMISLDGLTLCTGRYREAEAILRTFQHYVRDGLIPNYFPDGKSEGVYHTADATLWFFHAVDRYLERTRDEELLRDLFPTLRSIIEHHQRGTRFNIGVDPEDGLLRQGAEGYQLTWMDAKVDGWVVTPRRGKAVELNALWFNALRLMATWAERLGHDARPYLTAAEKAYDSFNQRFWNEKLQCLFDVVDGEHVKEDATIRPNQVFAISLTHPVLRREHWEPVLDVVRRELVTPVGLRSLSPGHPDFKANYDGDLRARDAAYHQGTVWGWLIGHYVDAALKVNPDLQAAHSLLRGMEEHLLHAGIGQMSEIFDATEPFQPRGCIAQAWSVAEALRVFMKTHVTT; encoded by the coding sequence GTGAACGCGGACCTCCCCTCCCCTGCCCTCCCCCGCCTCGCCTTCGAATGGCCCCAGGGCCCGGACTTCCAGAAGGAGCTCCATCACGAGTGGCTCGTCACCAACGGACGCGGCGGCTTCGCATCCGGCACGCTGGTGGGCTGCAACACGCGCCGCTACCACGGCGTGTTCATTCCCAGCCTGGAGCAGCGCGGCCGTACGGTGCTGCTGGCCCGGATGGTGGAGCACGCGGACGTGGAAGGAAGGACCTGGCGGCTCGGCTCCGAGGAGCGCGCGGACGGCGCCATCCACGAGGACGGGGCGAAGCACCTGCGGAGCTTCCACCTCGAAGGGCTCATCCCTATCTGGGAGTACCAGCTCGGCCCGGCCCGGCTGCGGCGCAGGCTGGTGATGGTGCACGGCGAGAACACCGTCTTCATCGCGTGGGAGCACGTGTCCGGGCCGGAGGTCTCACTGCGCATCCGTCCCTTCCCGGTGGACCGCCCTCACGACAGGGCCATTGCCTCACACGCTCCGGAAGCCACCGTCATCCTCGAAGGCTCGCAGGTGGAGCTGCGCATCGGAGACGAGGCGCCACCCGTGCGCCTGCGCATGTATGGCCGACGCCCCGCGCCGTTCGTGGGACTGGAGGAGACCTCCGCCGCGCAGCTCTATCGCGTGGAGAAGGCGCGCGGCTACGAGCACACGGAGGTGCAGCACTCGCCGGGGTTCTTCGAGTGTCGACTGACACAGGGAGAGACGGTGGCCCTGGGCATCACCACGGAGACGTGGAGCTGCCTGGAGCGCGACCCGTCCGAGGTCTTCACGCTGGAGCAGGAGCGCGAGCGGCTGCTGCTCGGCCGTGCGCCCCTGGAGGCACGAGACGGCGTGTCCGCGCGGCTGGTGCTCGCGGCGGACCAGTTCCTCATCACGCCGATGCGCACGGCGGACGATGCGTGGTCGCGCTCCCTGGGACAGGACGCGCGCAGCATCATCGCCGGCTACCACTGGTTCACGGACTGGGGCCGGGACACGATGATTTCGCTCGACGGCCTGACGCTGTGCACGGGCCGCTACCGCGAGGCGGAGGCCATCCTCCGCACCTTCCAGCACTATGTGCGCGACGGCCTCATCCCCAACTACTTCCCAGACGGGAAGAGCGAGGGCGTCTACCACACGGCCGACGCGACGCTGTGGTTCTTCCACGCGGTGGACCGGTACCTGGAGCGCACACGGGACGAGGAGTTGCTGCGAGACCTCTTCCCCACGCTGCGCTCCATCATCGAGCACCACCAGCGCGGCACGCGCTTCAACATCGGCGTGGACCCGGAGGACGGCCTGCTGCGCCAGGGCGCGGAGGGCTACCAGCTCACGTGGATGGACGCGAAGGTGGACGGCTGGGTGGTGACGCCCCGGCGAGGCAAGGCGGTGGAGCTCAATGCGCTCTGGTTCAACGCCCTGCGGCTGATGGCCACCTGGGCGGAGCGGCTGGGGCACGACGCGCGGCCGTACCTCACGGCGGCGGAGAAGGCCTACGACAGCTTCAACCAGCGCTTCTGGAACGAGAAGCTCCAGTGCCTCTTCGACGTGGTGGACGGGGAGCACGTGAAGGAGGACGCGACCATCCGCCCCAACCAGGTGTTCGCCATCTCGCTCACGCATCCGGTGTTGCGCCGCGAGCACTGGGAGCCGGTGCTGGACGTGGTGCGCCGCGAGTTGGTGACGCCGGTGGGCCTGCGCAGCCTTTCGCCGGGGCACCCGGACTTCAAGGCGAACTACGACGGGGACCTGCGTGCTCGGGACGCGGCGTACCACCAGGGCACCGTGTGGGGCTGGCTCATCGGGCACTACGTGGACGCGGCGTTGAAGGTGAACCCGGACCTCCAGGCGGCGCACTCGCTGCTGCGAGGCATGGAAGAGCACCTGCTGCACGCGGGCATCGGGCAGATGAGCGAAATCTTCGACGCCACCGAGCCCTTCCAGCCGCGCGGCTGCATCGCCCAGGCGTGGAGCGTGGCGGAGGCCCTGCGCGTCTTCATGAAGACGCATGTGACGACGTGA
- a CDS encoding eCIS core domain-containing protein: MSGWKWFAPVQQLVPAPPPPRERTHLPPVSRSVERPSFRTAVPATAAPRGGLGVGEGGAPASFGHGLDRIRIDTDSGAPGGSTGGSPFSSLGVDRGATPVHSRGPAAMPAGVQARMEVGQPNDPSEAEAERFAESLQSGGAPAPVSESASTATEPPPAGGVPAPVNASASAGTEPPPVNEAPADKVLMMEGGESEAAFPIEEKAAEVSARFQPGASAPAHVDGLESRLASPSGGAPLRDVDLARYEPALGRDLSGVRVHTDSNAAAMSSSISAQAFTRGRDIYFASGRYAPGDARGQQLLAHEVAHVVQQGATGSGAASHGPVQRKPGDGKGTKKAGGGKGGIYGPFHVKIPGRVDSNELAILTFMQVFGLSRQAAADLVSSKKVRIENFTLSDAEVKKGISDINITARLYDAVMLTKSGSSDEEARKKQSAERKARLQKGTEEKKKSTREEVDQEFEKRTGRKPPGKKGSKEDQSLYERVEEDVLSEQDKAAKARLDALPEEVKALILRGGKEAKPADYEQIARIGEKLAKLSAEDLSVYSLVAKQMSEDLNQFEKSVDLFIQVRKQIAEGLAQAAKQQPPAGEKKDDDTIEGVSKKAWEGFDPKQLEGLNESQKRDLARSIAWKESRAQMGHMVTHPGQTALGMGRSLVRVDEMASSIANDVKAAADGDRNAYSRWASGFGAGSKATGWLAGALGAVAAAVYVGILFIPGLNAVELAATALALGVGAVLLSAGEYELRIRAAGEAKSEKEFREEVDKAAAAGTNAIVGAALLAAAVAIKLIARTPLPGRLQNVGNAIRLAGEALGKTTKGAAFLKWRSNLLFALRQKQAGLWEALGVAKTALAEQAKALEGIKSGAELADRLAAGDKALSELTGISKEQGKTYQKLAATPEGQAALERLRQELMRAVHDAPKLAEKQVSRADAELKKLIEALEKAEEAEAAKAALANAEKNMSPEETGKQISADQESYVQDRLKEAAGAATQEGAAQGGGTQKPVAEAKPTGEPKPVEKAPVEEKAPVSAKKPTEEKTPPAEQKPVEEKAPAEQKPVEEKAPVSEKPPVEEKAPAEQKPVEEKAPVSEKKPVEEKAPVEQKPVEEKAPVSEKKPVEEKAPVEQTPVEEKAPVSEKKPAEEKAPAEKPQAEEQPPVSEKKPTEEKAPAEQKPAETLSPEAAAKAWLEQLQATLGSGAKKLLAKMRKGKTDLEVRQTVEKLGGKAYLEQEAAAKPGEPARPPIDVEAEAKARATLDKLEERLSPEAREQLRNMRRGAPSDVAALRNVEKAGGEAFLEAEARERAAQRKAAEARAAKSSGILQSLKQRLLRSGFLKRFEVRKILTGKGDASQKASNLKGLIAEELALEDVQAQFKGQPNTRILKSVRVIREQPFKTVEEFDADFQMKNPGKKYKGARFERGGKVYTVSTDIDILVVEDPPGGGKSRIRYREEIKSGAEDKPGEAQSQLDTASERFKQAAGGDKTIRFETPDGTDITDKLDLASDASSVKAHRGPANSGKEFNKDTGVTASDMEKLAKELVDEFNASQGQGPTPPQNPPKGEPPTQ, from the coding sequence ATGTCCGGCTGGAAGTGGTTTGCGCCCGTGCAGCAACTCGTGCCAGCCCCACCGCCTCCTCGGGAGCGCACGCACCTGCCTCCGGTGTCGCGGAGCGTGGAGCGCCCGTCGTTCCGGACCGCCGTGCCCGCCACGGCAGCCCCGCGAGGAGGACTCGGCGTCGGCGAAGGCGGCGCGCCCGCGAGCTTCGGACACGGCCTGGACCGCATCCGCATCGACACGGACTCGGGGGCCCCGGGGGGCTCGACGGGAGGCTCTCCGTTCTCGTCGCTCGGCGTGGACCGGGGCGCGACGCCGGTGCACTCGCGAGGGCCCGCCGCCATGCCCGCCGGGGTGCAGGCCCGGATGGAGGTGGGGCAACCCAACGACCCCTCCGAGGCCGAGGCCGAGCGGTTCGCCGAGAGCCTTCAGTCCGGTGGCGCTCCTGCTCCCGTCAGCGAGTCCGCTTCCACTGCGACCGAGCCCCCTCCGGCCGGTGGCGTTCCTGCTCCTGTCAACGCGTCCGCCTCAGCTGGGACAGAGCCCCCTCCGGTCAATGAGGCTCCCGCCGACAAGGTGCTGATGATGGAGGGCGGTGAGTCCGAGGCCGCGTTCCCCATCGAGGAGAAGGCCGCCGAGGTCTCCGCCCGCTTTCAGCCTGGCGCGTCGGCTCCGGCGCATGTGGATGGACTGGAGTCACGGCTCGCCAGTCCCTCCGGGGGCGCTCCGCTGCGCGACGTGGACCTCGCGCGCTATGAGCCGGCGCTCGGCAGGGACCTGTCCGGCGTGCGCGTCCACACCGACTCCAACGCGGCGGCGATGAGTTCGTCGATCTCCGCGCAGGCCTTCACCCGTGGGCGCGACATCTACTTCGCGTCCGGCCGCTATGCGCCGGGGGATGCGCGGGGCCAGCAACTGCTCGCGCACGAGGTGGCGCACGTGGTGCAGCAGGGCGCGACGGGCTCGGGGGCCGCGAGCCATGGGCCGGTGCAGCGCAAGCCCGGTGATGGCAAGGGGACGAAGAAGGCCGGCGGTGGCAAGGGCGGCATCTACGGTCCGTTCCACGTGAAGATTCCCGGGCGCGTGGACAGCAACGAGTTGGCCATCCTCACGTTCATGCAGGTCTTCGGCCTGTCACGCCAGGCGGCCGCGGACCTGGTCAGCTCGAAGAAGGTCCGCATCGAGAACTTCACGCTCAGCGACGCCGAGGTGAAGAAGGGCATTTCCGACATCAACATCACCGCGCGCCTCTATGACGCGGTGATGTTGACCAAGTCCGGCTCCAGCGACGAGGAGGCGCGGAAGAAACAGTCCGCCGAGCGCAAGGCCCGGCTCCAGAAGGGCACCGAGGAGAAGAAGAAGTCCACGCGTGAGGAGGTGGACCAGGAGTTCGAGAAGCGCACCGGGCGCAAGCCTCCGGGCAAGAAGGGCTCGAAGGAGGACCAGTCCCTGTACGAGCGCGTCGAGGAGGACGTGCTCAGCGAGCAGGACAAGGCCGCCAAGGCCCGGCTGGACGCGCTGCCCGAGGAGGTCAAAGCGCTCATCCTCCGCGGGGGCAAGGAGGCGAAGCCCGCCGACTACGAGCAGATTGCCCGCATCGGCGAGAAGCTGGCGAAGCTCTCGGCGGAGGACCTGTCCGTCTACTCGCTCGTCGCGAAGCAGATGAGCGAGGACCTGAACCAGTTCGAGAAGTCGGTCGACCTGTTCATCCAGGTCCGCAAGCAGATTGCAGAAGGGCTCGCGCAGGCGGCGAAGCAGCAGCCGCCGGCGGGGGAGAAGAAGGACGACGACACCATCGAGGGTGTGTCGAAGAAGGCGTGGGAGGGCTTTGACCCGAAGCAGCTCGAGGGGCTCAACGAGTCGCAGAAGCGCGACCTCGCGCGCAGCATCGCGTGGAAGGAGTCGCGCGCGCAGATGGGGCACATGGTCACCCATCCAGGCCAGACGGCCCTGGGCATGGGACGCTCGCTGGTGCGCGTCGATGAGATGGCCAGCTCCATCGCCAACGACGTGAAGGCCGCGGCGGATGGAGACCGCAATGCGTACTCGCGGTGGGCATCCGGGTTCGGGGCGGGTTCCAAGGCGACGGGGTGGCTGGCGGGTGCGCTCGGCGCGGTGGCGGCGGCCGTCTACGTGGGCATCCTCTTCATCCCCGGCTTGAATGCCGTGGAACTGGCCGCCACCGCGCTCGCGCTGGGCGTGGGCGCCGTCCTGCTGTCCGCGGGCGAGTACGAGCTGCGCATCCGCGCCGCGGGCGAGGCCAAGTCGGAGAAGGAGTTCCGCGAGGAGGTGGACAAGGCCGCGGCGGCGGGCACCAACGCCATCGTTGGCGCGGCGCTGCTGGCCGCGGCGGTGGCCATCAAGCTCATCGCGCGGACGCCGCTGCCGGGCCGCCTGCAGAACGTGGGCAACGCCATCCGGCTCGCGGGGGAGGCGCTGGGCAAGACGACGAAGGGCGCCGCGTTCCTCAAGTGGCGGTCGAACCTGCTCTTCGCGCTGCGACAGAAGCAGGCCGGGCTGTGGGAGGCGCTCGGCGTCGCGAAGACCGCGCTGGCCGAGCAGGCCAAGGCGCTGGAGGGAATCAAGAGCGGCGCGGAGCTGGCGGACCGGCTCGCCGCTGGCGACAAGGCGCTGAGCGAGCTGACCGGCATCTCGAAGGAGCAGGGAAAGACGTACCAGAAGCTCGCGGCGACACCGGAGGGCCAGGCGGCGCTGGAACGGCTGCGTCAGGAGTTGATGCGCGCCGTGCACGACGCGCCGAAGCTGGCGGAGAAGCAGGTCTCGCGCGCGGATGCCGAGCTGAAGAAGCTCATCGAGGCGCTGGAGAAGGCGGAGGAGGCCGAGGCCGCGAAGGCCGCGCTCGCCAACGCGGAAAAGAACATGAGCCCGGAGGAGACCGGCAAGCAGATCTCCGCCGACCAGGAGTCCTACGTCCAGGATCGGCTGAAGGAGGCCGCGGGCGCCGCGACACAGGAGGGCGCGGCGCAGGGAGGTGGCACGCAGAAGCCCGTCGCCGAGGCGAAGCCCACGGGCGAGCCGAAGCCCGTGGAGAAGGCTCCCGTCGAGGAGAAGGCGCCCGTTTCGGCGAAGAAGCCGACGGAAGAGAAGACGCCTCCTGCCGAGCAGAAGCCAGTGGAGGAGAAGGCTCCCGCTGAGCAGAAGCCGGTGGAGGAGAAGGCTCCCGTCTCCGAGAAACCGCCCGTGGAGGAGAAGGCTCCCGCTGAGCAGAAGCCGGTGGAGGAGAAGGCTCCGGTCTCGGAGAAGAAGCCTGTCGAAGAAAAGGCCCCTGTCGAGCAGAAGCCGGTAGAGGAGAAGGCTCCCGTTTCGGAGAAGAAGCCCGTCGAGGAGAAGGCCCCCGTCGAGCAGACACCGGTGGAAGAGAAGGCCCCCGTCTCGGAGAAGAAGCCCGCCGAGGAGAAGGCCCCCGCCGAGAAGCCACAGGCCGAGGAGCAGCCCCCGGTCTCCGAGAAGAAGCCCACCGAGGAGAAGGCCCCCGCCGAGCAGAAGCCCGCCGAGACGTTGTCTCCCGAGGCCGCGGCGAAGGCGTGGCTGGAGCAGCTCCAGGCGACACTCGGCTCCGGCGCGAAGAAGCTGCTCGCGAAGATGCGCAAGGGCAAGACGGACCTGGAGGTCCGTCAGACGGTGGAGAAGCTCGGCGGCAAGGCGTACCTGGAGCAGGAGGCCGCCGCGAAGCCTGGCGAACCCGCGCGTCCTCCCATCGACGTCGAGGCCGAGGCCAAGGCGCGTGCCACGCTCGACAAGCTCGAGGAGCGGCTCTCACCCGAGGCCCGCGAGCAGCTTCGCAACATGCGGCGTGGTGCCCCCTCCGACGTCGCCGCGCTAAGGAATGTGGAGAAGGCTGGTGGCGAGGCGTTTCTTGAAGCGGAAGCCCGCGAACGCGCAGCTCAGCGGAAGGCTGCGGAGGCCCGAGCCGCGAAGTCTTCCGGCATTCTCCAGTCGCTCAAGCAAAGGCTCCTGCGCTCGGGCTTCCTCAAGCGGTTCGAGGTTCGCAAGATTCTCACTGGAAAGGGCGATGCCTCCCAGAAGGCTTCCAACCTGAAGGGCCTCATCGCGGAGGAGCTCGCGCTCGAAGACGTCCAGGCTCAGTTCAAGGGCCAACCCAACACCCGCATCCTCAAGAGCGTTCGCGTCATCCGCGAGCAGCCCTTCAAGACGGTGGAGGAGTTCGACGCGGACTTCCAGATGAAGAACCCGGGCAAGAAGTACAAAGGCGCGCGCTTCGAGAGGGGCGGCAAGGTGTACACCGTGTCCACGGACATCGACATCCTCGTTGTGGAGGACCCGCCAGGGGGCGGGAAGTCGCGCATCCGCTACCGCGAGGAAATCAAGTCCGGCGCGGAGGACAAGCCGGGCGAGGCGCAGTCGCAGCTCGATACAGCCTCGGAGCGCTTCAAGCAGGCCGCAGGCGGAGACAAGACTATCCGCTTCGAGACTCCGGACGGCACCGACATCACCGACAAGCTCGACCTCGCCAGCGATGCCTCCTCCGTGAAGGCGCACCGCGGCCCCGCCAACTCCGGCAAGGAGTTCAACAAGGACACGGGAGTCACCGCTTCGGATATGGAGAAGCTTGCGAAGGAGCTGGTGGACGAGTTCAACGCCTCGCAAGGCCAAGGCCCCACGCCGCCTCAGAATCCGCCGAAGGGCGAGCCTCCCACCCAGTAA
- a CDS encoding CPBP family intramembrane glutamic endopeptidase, producing the protein MESPSLFRRVLRHPLTRLVLCVVATAVLSLLLYWLTSLIGLKRTGSGALGLWVMSVCNVISVVLAMWLVEWGIGRRTLAQLGLGRHRALPELGWGLLLGTGLISAVVGIMALAGWYHLVDGPPESFQDESRDALAWLAIFTAVGIFEEVAFRGIAFRLLEEWLGSAAALVISSAFFGLVHAMNPHATWFATLAIALEAGVLLGAAYMLTRSLWFAIGVHIAWNWTQGALYGVAVSGTEVAALLESQVQGPEMWTGGAFGAEAGGVAVLLCTAAGVLLLLYAVRRGQWIPFMPRRRARREAAATLATGETSV; encoded by the coding sequence ATGGAATCACCGTCCCTCTTCCGCCGCGTCCTGCGTCACCCCTTGACGCGGCTCGTGCTGTGCGTCGTCGCCACGGCGGTGCTGTCGCTGTTGCTCTACTGGCTCACGTCGCTCATCGGGCTGAAGCGGACCGGGTCTGGCGCCCTCGGCCTCTGGGTGATGTCGGTGTGCAACGTCATCTCCGTGGTGCTGGCGATGTGGCTGGTGGAGTGGGGCATCGGTCGCCGCACGCTCGCGCAGCTGGGACTGGGACGGCACCGGGCGCTGCCCGAGCTGGGCTGGGGACTGCTGCTGGGCACGGGGCTCATCAGCGCGGTGGTGGGCATCATGGCCCTGGCGGGCTGGTACCACCTCGTGGACGGACCTCCCGAGTCATTCCAGGACGAGTCCCGGGACGCGCTCGCGTGGCTGGCCATCTTCACGGCGGTGGGCATCTTCGAGGAGGTGGCCTTCCGAGGCATCGCCTTCCGGCTGCTGGAGGAGTGGCTGGGCTCGGCGGCGGCGCTGGTCATCAGCAGCGCGTTCTTCGGGCTCGTCCACGCGATGAATCCCCACGCCACCTGGTTCGCCACGCTGGCCATCGCCCTGGAAGCGGGCGTGTTGCTGGGGGCGGCGTACATGCTGACGCGCTCGCTGTGGTTCGCCATCGGCGTGCACATCGCCTGGAACTGGACGCAGGGCGCGCTCTACGGTGTTGCTGTCTCGGGTACAGAAGTGGCCGCGTTGCTGGAGAGTCAGGTGCAGGGCCCCGAGATGTGGACCGGAGGTGCCTTCGGCGCCGAGGCGGGTGGCGTGGCGGTGTTGCTGTGCACCGCGGCTGGAGTGCTGCTCCTTCTCTACGCAGTGCGTAGGGGCCAGTGGATTCCCTTCATGCCGCGCCGCCGTGCGCGACGCGAGGCCGCGGCGACGCTGGCCACCGGAGAAACGAGCGTCTGA
- a CDS encoding SDR family NAD(P)-dependent oxidoreductase — MDLELKDKVALVSGSTAGIGLAIAEVLAREGAEVIVNGRTQERVDAALKEIRAKQPGAKLRGVAGDLGTRDGVTKMLQAVPRVDILVNNLGAFKPIPFEEISDEDWFGIFEVNVMSGVRLSRHYLKGMREKNWGRILFISSESGLQIPVEMVHYGVTKTAQISLARGIAEGTVGTNITVNSILPGPTRSEGVEGFLQNLSRNQGVDVATVERDFFKSARPSSLIQRFETPGEIADLVAFVCSPKSSGINGAALRVDGGVVRAIA, encoded by the coding sequence ATGGACCTGGAACTGAAGGACAAGGTTGCACTGGTGAGTGGCTCCACGGCGGGCATCGGCCTCGCCATCGCGGAGGTCCTGGCTCGCGAGGGCGCGGAGGTCATCGTCAACGGCCGCACCCAGGAGCGCGTGGACGCGGCGCTGAAGGAAATCCGCGCGAAGCAGCCGGGCGCGAAGCTGCGCGGTGTGGCCGGAGACCTCGGCACGCGCGACGGCGTCACGAAGATGCTCCAGGCGGTGCCGCGCGTGGACATCCTGGTGAACAACCTGGGCGCTTTCAAGCCCATCCCCTTCGAGGAGATCTCCGACGAGGACTGGTTCGGCATCTTCGAGGTGAACGTGATGAGCGGCGTGCGGCTCAGCCGTCACTACCTCAAGGGCATGCGCGAGAAGAACTGGGGCCGCATCCTGTTCATCTCCAGCGAGTCCGGCCTCCAGATTCCGGTGGAGATGGTCCACTACGGCGTCACCAAGACGGCGCAGATTTCGCTGGCTCGCGGAATCGCCGAGGGCACGGTGGGCACGAACATCACCGTGAACTCCATCCTCCCCGGGCCCACGCGCTCCGAGGGCGTGGAGGGCTTCCTGCAGAACCTGTCGCGCAACCAGGGCGTGGACGTGGCCACGGTGGAGCGTGACTTCTTCAAGAGCGCGCGGCCCTCGTCGCTAATCCAGCGCTTCGAGACCCCCGGGGAGATTGCGGACCTGGTGGCCTTCGTGTGCAGCCCGAAGTCCTCCGGCATCAACGGCGCCGCGCTGCGCGTGGACGGCGGCGTGGTGCGCGCCATCGCCTGA
- a CDS encoding EVE domain-containing protein has translation MAKPQYWLIKSEPSVYAYARLEKDGKTDWTGVRNYEARNNLRAMKPGDLCLYYHSNEDKAVVAVAEVLTAAVPDPTAPGEDWASVDVGPVVALKQPVDLATIKATPALKDCQLLTRSRISVVPFSAEHFKLILKMGKTALPK, from the coding sequence ATGGCGAAACCCCAGTACTGGCTCATCAAGAGCGAGCCTTCGGTCTACGCGTACGCCCGACTGGAGAAGGACGGGAAGACGGATTGGACTGGAGTGCGCAACTACGAGGCGCGCAACAACCTCCGGGCCATGAAGCCCGGCGACCTGTGCCTCTACTACCACTCGAACGAGGACAAGGCCGTGGTGGCCGTGGCGGAGGTGCTCACCGCCGCCGTCCCGGACCCCACCGCGCCGGGCGAGGACTGGGCCTCCGTGGACGTGGGCCCCGTCGTCGCGCTGAAGCAGCCGGTGGACCTGGCCACCATCAAGGCCACGCCCGCGCTGAAGGACTGCCAGTTGCTGACGCGCAGCCGCATCAGCGTGGTGCCCTTCTCCGCCGAGCACTTCAAGCTCATCCTGAAGATGGGGAAGACCGCGCTGCCGAAGTAG